A window of the Pseudomonadota bacterium genome harbors these coding sequences:
- the hpaD gene encoding 3,4-dihydroxyphenylacetate 2,3-dioxygenase: MPVPAFNLYPDFNVVRLSHIELVVTDLAASRAFYETTLGLQVTDETDATVYLRAMEERGHHCVILTEGPKAEVNVMGFKVYSEDDLDTAEAWFTARGRPTAWVERRFQGRTLRTSDNLGMPLEFYHAMDRLPHIHQQYALYRGVKPLRIDHFNCFSTDVDASVAFYNDMGFRVTEYTEDAESRKLWAAWMHRKGGVHDMAFTNGVGPRMHHVAFWVPTPLNIIDLLDLMSTTGYVDNIERGPGRHGISNAFFLYIRDPDNHRIEIYCSDYQTVDPDHEPIAWDLTDPQRQTLWGAAAPRSWFEEGSLFANTGTAEPRLQAKPIVAP, translated from the coding sequence ATGCCCGTGCCCGCTTTCAATCTCTACCCCGACTTCAACGTCGTCCGCCTGAGTCACATCGAACTGGTGGTCACCGACCTCGCCGCCAGCCGCGCGTTCTACGAAACCACGCTCGGCCTGCAGGTCACCGACGAAACCGACGCCACCGTGTACCTGCGGGCGATGGAAGAACGGGGCCATCATTGCGTTATCTTGACCGAAGGCCCGAAAGCCGAAGTCAACGTCATGGGCTTCAAGGTGTACAGCGAAGACGACCTCGACACCGCTGAGGCGTGGTTCACCGCACGCGGACGGCCGACGGCGTGGGTCGAGCGCCGCTTTCAGGGCCGGACGCTTCGTACCAGCGACAACCTCGGCATGCCGTTGGAGTTCTACCATGCCATGGATCGCCTGCCGCACATCCACCAGCAGTACGCGCTGTACCGCGGCGTGAAACCGCTGCGCATCGACCACTTCAATTGTTTCTCGACCGACGTAGACGCCTCGGTGGCCTTCTACAACGACATGGGCTTTCGGGTGACCGAGTACACCGAGGATGCCGAAAGCCGGAAACTCTGGGCGGCCTGGATGCACCGCAAGGGCGGTGTGCACGACATGGCGTTCACCAACGGGGTTGGCCCGCGCATGCACCACGTCGCCTTCTGGGTACCGACGCCGCTCAACATCATCGACCTGCTCGACCTCATGTCGACCACCGGCTACGTCGACAACATCGAGCGCGGCCCCGGGCGCCACGGCATCTCGAACGCGTTCTTCCTCTACATCCGCGACCCGGACAACCACCGCATCGAGATCTACTGCTCGGACTACCAGACCGTCGACCCGGACCACGAACCGATCGCCTGGGACCTCACCGACCCGCAGCGGCAGACGCTCTGGGGTGCAGCGGCACCGCGTTCCTGGTTCGAGGAGGGCAGCCTTTTTGCCAACACCGGCACCGCCGAACCGCGCCTGCAGGCCAAGCCGATTGTCGCGCCGTGA